DNA from Lentilitoribacter sp. Alg239-R112:
CGCATCGATTACAGGCATCCGCACATCTTTGGTGTGCACATGACTAATCCGCGCGTGATGATTTTCGATCACTCGCAAATTGTCGCCACCGGCAAAGGCCATATGACCTGCATCAAACAACAGAGGCACTGAAGAATGTTTCATAAAGAGGTCAAGCTCGGCCTCGGTTTCCACCGCCGCTGCCATATGATGATGATAACTTAACGGCATACCTTCTGCTGAGCACCAGTCGGCAAAATCTGATACCTTGCGCCCATAGATTGCCATCTCCACTTCGGTCAGTTTGGGTTTTTGCGCCAACGGTGTATTACGCTCACCCTGAACTGAGCGTGCGGTTTCTCCATAAACTATGCAAGGAGCGCCAGCCGCTTTAAAGAATGCATGCTGTTCGGCAATGCGATCTTTTTCAGCCTCAACATCGCCATCAAGCAACCGGCCTGAAAACCAACCACCACAGACAGAAATCCCGTGGCGATCCAAAATTGGACCAAGTTCTTCCATGTTCATCGGAAAACGGCGACCTGTTTCCATCCCCGTGAGACCTGCTTCTGCCGCCTGACGTAAACACTCATCAAGGCTGACATCGTCTGACAGTTCGGC
Protein-coding regions in this window:
- the iolE gene encoding myo-inosose-2 dehydratase — translated: MLNAQLGIAPIAWWNDDLAELSDDVSLDECLRQAAEAGLTGMETGRRFPMNMEELGPILDRHGISVCGGWFSGRLLDGDVEAEKDRIAEQHAFFKAAGAPCIVYGETARSVQGERNTPLAQKPKLTEVEMAIYGRKVSDFADWCSAEGMPLSYHHHMAAAVETEAELDLFMKHSSVPLLFDAGHMAFAGGDNLRVIENHHARISHVHTKDVRMPVIDALDRTRESFLDAVIKGAFTVPGDGSLDFEVIVKSLATKGYEGWFVIEAEQDPIANPPLEMAIKGRAELKRVMDAAGYKV